From Salinirubellus salinus, the proteins below share one genomic window:
- a CDS encoding PAS domain S-box protein, which translates to MSDGAPPVVFALGRTDPLRGEGVKLRPFTDLVALGAAVDEARPAAVVLEHDPDGPDGLAALGALGERHPAVPTLLWTETPDGTVAAAATRRGVTEYASAAADSLPDRVRAVATDTQLGGGAAVVAGDDRNDAPDGADIATDGADAVSPGAPTSVGDPPHLLERIDDGFVAIDEEWRFTHVDERAETMLGEAADGLVGRDAREFLPEHLHEPFARAMRTGEAVTLEGWFDSLDARLLVSISPDGDGLHVYARDTSEERRYRRALSTLLERTSDLMVAETETEVARTTVDAAAEIIGFELNGVRRYDPTTGALELLCATEEARSHIAPPESVATGEGLQGKAFATGETIVVDDPGGDAEGRYDGVRAAATVPLGEYGTLTVGSRDVGGVDGVDRDLLELLGLSAEAALLRAEREASLREYRAVHETVDQMVYTLDETGHISLLTAPMAERFGYRREELVGEHIREILPPGDVDRGRELIAELLSEPPGDSRTYETRVYPNEGDPFPVEVDITLFRRDGEFRGSVGVVRDVSELHRARAELADERDRFAYLFEQLPDAVVEAELVDGEPVVSAVNEAFERVFGFEAETVVGELLNEFVVPSSEAGNAERIDERSRRGEVVREEVRRQTATGTREFLCTGVPFDTEGERTRGFAIYTDITEQRDRERRLQVLYRVLRHNLRNDMNVISGNAADLHEALADSQPRLAALADTIYERATQVADISHKAGDIQRAMDTDSVPYGVELDRVVRQAVDRVGRHHPSADVRVDVPAIPVESTGGLVRAVENLVENGVVHAGDTDPTVRVTVDTDAPEGFVDLRVADDGPGIPAREKAVLVDDDDITQLRHSRGLGLWTVRWVVEASGGELWFDERETGAMVVIRLRRAGVSADEE; encoded by the coding sequence GTGAGCGACGGTGCTCCCCCGGTGGTGTTCGCCCTCGGTCGGACCGACCCGCTCCGTGGCGAGGGCGTGAAGCTTCGGCCGTTCACGGACCTCGTGGCCCTCGGCGCCGCAGTAGACGAAGCGCGCCCGGCCGCCGTCGTCCTCGAACACGACCCTGACGGGCCCGACGGCCTCGCCGCCCTCGGAGCGCTCGGTGAGCGTCACCCCGCGGTGCCGACGCTCCTCTGGACGGAGACGCCGGACGGGACGGTGGCGGCCGCGGCCACGCGACGGGGTGTGACCGAGTACGCCTCGGCTGCCGCCGACTCGCTCCCCGACCGGGTCCGTGCGGTGGCCACGGACACCCAGCTGGGCGGTGGTGCCGCGGTGGTCGCCGGGGACGACCGGAACGACGCGCCCGATGGTGCCGACATCGCGACCGACGGAGCCGACGCAGTCTCCCCCGGGGCGCCCACGTCTGTCGGCGACCCGCCCCACCTGCTCGAACGCATCGACGACGGCTTCGTCGCCATCGACGAGGAGTGGCGCTTCACCCACGTCGACGAGCGCGCCGAGACGATGCTGGGGGAAGCGGCCGACGGGCTGGTCGGCCGGGACGCCCGCGAGTTCCTCCCGGAGCACCTCCACGAGCCGTTCGCCCGTGCGATGCGGACCGGAGAGGCAGTGACCCTCGAGGGGTGGTTCGACTCGCTCGACGCCAGGCTGCTCGTGAGCATCTCCCCCGACGGGGACGGCCTGCACGTCTACGCCCGGGACACGAGCGAGGAGCGTCGGTACCGACGGGCGCTCTCGACGCTGCTGGAGCGGACGAGCGACCTGATGGTGGCCGAGACGGAGACGGAGGTGGCCCGTACCACCGTCGACGCCGCGGCCGAGATAATCGGGTTCGAGCTGAACGGGGTCAGACGATACGACCCGACGACGGGTGCGCTGGAACTGCTCTGTGCCACCGAGGAGGCGAGGTCGCACATCGCCCCACCCGAGTCGGTCGCCACCGGCGAGGGTCTCCAGGGCAAGGCGTTCGCCACGGGTGAGACCATCGTCGTCGACGACCCCGGGGGCGACGCCGAGGGGCGCTACGACGGCGTCCGGGCCGCCGCGACGGTCCCGCTTGGTGAGTACGGGACGCTGACCGTCGGGTCGCGCGACGTGGGCGGCGTCGACGGCGTCGACCGTGACCTCCTCGAGTTGCTGGGGTTGAGCGCGGAGGCCGCGTTGCTCCGGGCCGAGCGCGAGGCGTCGCTCCGCGAGTACCGTGCCGTCCACGAGACCGTCGACCAGATGGTGTACACGCTGGACGAGACGGGCCACATCTCGTTGCTGACCGCGCCGATGGCGGAGCGGTTCGGCTACCGCCGCGAGGAACTCGTCGGCGAACACATCCGGGAGATACTGCCGCCGGGGGACGTCGATCGGGGCCGCGAACTGATAGCAGAGCTGCTCTCCGAGCCGCCCGGTGACAGTCGGACCTACGAGACACGCGTCTACCCGAACGAGGGCGACCCGTTCCCCGTCGAAGTCGATATCACGCTGTTCCGGCGTGACGGGGAGTTCCGCGGGTCCGTGGGCGTCGTCCGGGACGTCTCCGAACTCCACCGAGCACGCGCGGAACTGGCCGACGAGCGCGACCGCTTCGCCTACCTGTTCGAGCAGTTGCCGGACGCGGTGGTCGAGGCGGAGCTCGTCGACGGCGAACCCGTCGTCAGCGCGGTCAACGAGGCCTTCGAGCGCGTGTTCGGGTTCGAGGCCGAGACCGTGGTCGGTGAACTGCTCAACGAGTTCGTCGTCCCCTCGAGCGAGGCCGGGAACGCGGAGCGTATCGACGAGCGATCACGGCGGGGCGAGGTCGTCCGCGAGGAGGTCCGCCGGCAGACCGCGACGGGTACCCGGGAGTTCCTGTGCACCGGCGTCCCGTTCGACACCGAGGGCGAGCGGACCCGCGGGTTCGCCATCTACACGGATATCACCGAACAGCGCGACCGCGAGCGTCGCCTGCAGGTCCTCTACCGCGTCCTCAGACACAACCTCCGTAACGACATGAACGTCATCAGCGGGAACGCCGCGGACCTCCACGAGGCGCTCGCGGACAGCCAGCCACGGCTGGCGGCCCTCGCCGATACCATCTACGAGCGGGCGACGCAGGTGGCCGACATCTCGCACAAGGCCGGCGACATCCAGCGGGCGATGGACACGGACTCGGTCCCCTACGGCGTCGAACTCGACCGCGTCGTCAGACAGGCCGTAGACCGGGTGGGACGACACCACCCGTCGGCGGACGTCCGCGTCGACGTCCCGGCCATCCCGGTGGAGAGCACCGGCGGTCTCGTCAGGGCCGTCGAGAACCTCGTCGAGAACGGTGTCGTCCACGCCGGCGACACCGACCCGACCGTCAGGGTCACCGTCGACACGGACGCCCCGGAGGGGTTCGTCGACCTCCGGGTCGCCGACGACGGACCGGGCATCCCCGCGCGCGAGAAGGCCGTCCTCGTCGACGACGACGACATCACCCAGCTCCGTCACTCGCGGGGATTGGGGCTCTGGACGGTCCGATGGGTCGTGGAGGCGAGTGGCGGGGAGCTGTGGTTCGACGAACGCGAAACGGGTGCGATGGTGGTGATACGGCTCCGACGTGCCGGCGTGTCGGCCGACGAGGAGTAG
- a CDS encoding 50S ribosomal protein L40e produces the protein MASFEEAEARILDKMICMKCNARNPKRAERCRKCGYAKLRPKAKERRAT, from the coding sequence ATGGCTAGTTTCGAAGAGGCGGAAGCCCGCATCCTCGACAAGATGATCTGCATGAAGTGCAACGCCCGGAACCCGAAACGCGCCGAGCGGTGCCGGAAGTGCGGCTACGCGAAGCTCCGACCCAAGGCGAAAGAGCGTCGCGCGACGTAA